From the Gemmatimonadaceae bacterium genome, the window CGAGCTGGTATCTGCGACTGCGCGATCCGCTCGGCTACGATCCAATGTGGGGTCTGGTCCGCGTCGAGATCGCCTGTCCGGCTCACATCGACGCCGATTCTGTCGGGCCCACGGCCGACAGAGTCTCCCTCTGGATTTTGGCGGAAGCAACGCCGCTTGCTCTGCCCGACGGTCGCTGGGACAAAATGGTCTATGGAATTCGTGATTGCGAAGAATTTCTTCACGCGGTGACATGACGACGGCTGCACTCACTCCACTCGGCCGCGTCGTCGCCACCGAGCGACGCCCCAACACGCCGCACGAGTTTCATTTCTGGACGTCGCTCGACTCGCCAGTCGGTGTCGGTACGATCGTTAGGGTGGAAGGGAAGTATACGATCAACGGGCAGATCACGCGCGTGTACGGCGTCGTCGTCGAGGGATTCAGCTACTCGGATCTCCAGTCGCCGCTGCATGACGTGTTGGGACACGATGGGAGCCCGGCGTCCGCGTCGCTCGCCTCGACGGAGCGCGCCGAGATCAGGCTGTACACGGCGGCAGTTTTGCGCCAACTGCCTGACGAGCCGCTGCAGCCCGTGCCGTTAGGCGACGTCCATCTCGCCGATGACGCCGACATTGCCGTCGCGCTCCGCATGGATGGCTACCTCGCCGACGGGGCACGCACGGGGATTCCAATCGGCGTCTATCACGCTGGTGGCACCGACGCGCCCATCTATCTCGATGCGGATTTTCTCATCGGACCGGAGGCGGCGCATCTCAACATCACCGGCGTGTCTGGCCTCGCGACCAAGACGAGCGCCATCGAATGGATCCTCGCGTCGCTCTTCACCCACTTTCCCGAGCAGAAGGGCTCGATTGCCGCCGTCTGCTTCAACGTCAAAGGTCCCGATCTGTGCTTTCTCGACCAGCCCGGCGAGATCGACGAGCGGGATCGGGCGCTCTACGAGAAGTGTGGCGTTTCGCCGGCGCCGTTCGGAAACGTTCAATATTTCGCCCCATACAAGTCCGATGGCGTCTCGCTCAACACGCTCCGTTCGAACGAGGCGCTCCTGGATAACGTGACGGCGTTGACGTGGGGCCTTCGCGAAGTGCTCCAATACGCCGAGGTGCTCCTCAACAAGGACGACGTCGACGCGAAGGCGGATGCCCTGATCGATTTCATACGAGAGCGCATCGTCGACCGGGATTTTCACGATGAGCTGGTTCTGCCGGGAAAACGATACCGGGTCCGATCGTTTGCCGATCTCGAGCAGTGGTTCAAGGACCTGCTCGTTGCCCTGGAACATCGTGGCAACGAGAGCTGGCGCACGCACCACATCGCCACGATTCGTAAGGTCCGTAACCGTCTCTCGAACATCTCGACTCGGTGCGCCGGTCTCGTGACCGACGACGGGAATGTCGGTGACCTTCCCTTCGGGAGCTTTCAGGACCGCACGGTGTATGTGATCGACGTCGCCTCACTCGAGGAGGACGCGCAGGATCTGGTCTTTGCGCGCGTCGTCACGAAGCTGCGGGAGCACCTTGAAAAGCGAGACCTCGGCGTCAAGCACGTCGTGGTTTTCGTGGACGAGCTCAACAAATACGCGCCGAGCGACGGGCAAGACACCTACGTTCGCAAAATGCTGCTCGATCTGGCGGAGCGCGGACGGTACTTGGGTCTCGTCCTGTTCAGCGCGCAGCAATTCCGCTCGCAGGTGCACCGGCGCGTTGTCGGGAACTCGGGAACAGCGCTGTATGGTCGTATGGACGCGGACGAGCTGGCGACACCGGGTTATTCGGTCCTCAGTCCGGCCGTGAAGACGAAGCTTGCAACGCTCGAGAAGGGACAACTCATGGTGCGGCACCCGCACTTTACACAACCGATCTTCGTGCGCTTTCCGCGGCCGGCCATCATGCGTGGCCGCGATGGTGCGGAGCGGTATCCGCAGGCACAGGACGTTACGCTCGAGGCAGCGCTGCTCCGGTCGCTCCGTCCGCTCGATCCGACGCTGACTCTCAATTGGATCCAGGACGTCGTCGTGTTGCACGAGGAGGAGGATGTGATTCGGGCGCGCAATGCAACGCTGCGCGAGCGGCCGTCCGACGTGCGGCGGTTTTTCAAGGCGCAGCTCGCGTCGCGCGTGCCAACGACGCCGGTCACGCCGCGACCGATGGTCACTCCGATCCGCTCGGCGCCAGCCGACGATCCGTACGGCCCCTGATCGCTGACCATGCTTCGCGCACGCTTGCGCCGCAGTCATCTCTTGATCGGCGTCGTTATGTGCCTGACGAGGGCGCTCGCGGCCGGTGCGCAATCCGTGTTGCTGGAAATCCGCCCGCGCGTTGGTGACACGCTGCATTTGCGTCTCGATCAGCAGACGGAGCTCACCGGCCTCCGTCGGCCCGGCAGTTCCTCGGCGACGTCGGTCACGACGACGATGCGCGTCTACTCACGCGCGATTGTGGAGCGGAGCGTCCCGACCGCGACGTACGTACGAGCCGTCACGGATTCGATCCAGCTGAGCTCAAACGATGAGCGAGCGTTCAATCTCGAGAACGAGGCACGCCGCTCGCTCGAGGGGCGCGCGATGATGCTCCGCATCTCGCCGGACGGAACCGTCTCGCTCGCGGACACGACGGACACTGCGCCCGACGTTGCCGAAACGATGTCGCTCATGCCAGCGGCGTTCCCACGCGGTCCAATCGAAGTGGGCTACACCTGGAGCCGTGAGATGCCCGTGCCGGCTGGCGGACGACCCGCGCCCGGCGGCGTCATGAGCGCGTGGCTGCACACGAAGTTCCGTCTCGATTCGCTCTCTCGTCATGGCACCATCGCGTATGTGTCCATGCGTGGAGAGATGAGCCCCGATCCCGACGCGGGATTGACGCAAGGCGCGGGGCCCGTGCTCGAAAGGGGCACGGTGACGGGGACCATGCTCGTCGACCGCACGCGTGGATGGCTAACGGAATCGCAGTTCACGATCGTTGCGCACTCGGTCGTACGCGTCCCTGGCACAGATGACACCGTGATGCGATTTGAGACCCGCGTCACACAACGCATGAAGACCGTCGAAAAGCGTCCGTAGAATTCTCAGGCGAGGGGAGCCGAAGCGAGCGCAAGCGAGTACCTTCGGCGTATATTTGGCGCCGGGCTCTCCGCGTCTCGACTCCCGCAGCATGCGTCTCGTCCATTTATCGGACCTGCACCTCGGATTTCGTCAGTATCAACGTCTCACTCCCGGCGGGATCAATCAACGGGAGGCAGACGTTGCGCGATCGTTTCAGACGGCGATCGATCGCATCATCGCGCTGCAGCCCGATATGGTGCTGGTCGCGGGCGACATATTCCACAACGTCCGTCCGACGAATCCGGCGATCGTGCACGCGTACTTGCAGTTCAGCCGCTTGCGGGCGGCGCTGCCTAACGCTCCGGTCGTGATGGTCGCGGGCAATCACGACACGCCCCGCGCGACCGAGACGGGCAGCATTCTGCGGCTGTTTCGAGAGTTTGGCATTCACGTCGCCTATTCGGAACCAGAGCGCTTCTATTTCGGCGAACCAGGCATTTCGGTGCTCGCCGTTCCCAACGTGCCAAAGCGGCCTTCGCTGAAGCCCGATCCAAATGCGCGCTTCAACATTCTCGTGCTCCACGGCGCCGTGGAGGGTACGTTGCCGGCATACTTCCTCACGGCTGATCGCGCCGGGCTGGAGATTCCACGGTCAGAGCTCAACGCCGCCGCGTGGGATTACGTCGCGCTTGGCGATTATCACGTCCATCGCCAGATCGAGGCTAACGCGTACTATTCGGGAGCGATCGACTATACGAGCCAGAATGCGTGGGGCGAGCTCTACGAGGAGCGTGTTTCCGGGCTGCCCGGGAAGGGATTGGTCGAGTGGAACCTCGAGAGCGGCGCGCACACCTTCCACGCACTGCCACCCTCGCGTCCACTCATCGACTTGCCGCCGATCTCGGCGCGCGGCCTCACGGTGGCCGAGCTCGATGAGCGTATTCAAAGTGCGGTCGCCGGCGTTCGCGGCGGCATCGAGGATAGGATCGTGCGTCTGATCGTACGCGATCTGCCCCGCCACATTGCTCGCGATCTGAACCACAAGGCGCTCCGTGATCTCAAACGGCGCGCGCTGCACTTCCATCTCGATACGCGCCGACCGGAGGTCGCGCGACTCTCCGTCCAGGGTGCACCGGGACGACGTCCGTCGCTCGCGGAGGTCGTCCGCGAAAAATTGATGAGCCGCGTGCTCGAGCCGGACATTGATCGCAAGGAGCTGGTCGCGTTAGGCCTGCGTTATCTGAGTGAAGCCGAGAACACCGTCAGCCCGGCGCACTTTGGCGCCGACCCGGCGACGGATGGGAGCGGATGACTCCGTGCGTCTGAACTCGCTCCATCTTAGCAACTTTCGGCAGCACGCCGACACGCATATCGTCTTCGACTCGGGCCTGACGGGAATCATCGGTCCTAACGGCGCCGGCAAGTCGACGATCCTCGAGGGCATCGCGTGGGCGCTGTACGGCACGCCAGCGGCCCGCGGCACTCGCGACTCGATTCGATTCAACCGAGCGGGCGCGCGCGCCCAGGTGCGTGTCGAGCTGGATTTCGAGCTTGGCGGCCATCGCTATCTCGTCTCGCGCGGCCTAACGAACGCCGAGCTGTTCCTCGACGGCGCGAGCTCGCCGATCGCGAACACGATCACCGGGGTCACCGAGCTGCTCCGGCGGCGGCTCGGGATGAGCCTCGACGAGTTCTTCAACACGTACTTCACCGGCCAGAAGGAGCTGAGCGTGATGGCGGCGATGGGGCCGTCGGAGCGCGCACAGTTCCTCTCGCGCGTGCTCGGCTACGAGAAGCTACGAACGGCCCAGGCGCTGGTTCGCGAGCGCCGTCGCATCATTCTCGCCGAGGCTGCTGGGCTCCGCGCGGGAATGCCCGATCCGGAGAGCGTCGCGCGCATGCTCACGGATGCGCACACCCGGATGGAGCTTGCGGAGACGCGACAACGGGACGCGACCGAACGCCGTGCGCGCGCCTCGAGCCTCCTCGATCACGTCACGCCACGCTGGGAGACGTTGCAACGAGAGCGCGAGCGGCTGCAGGCGCTGCTCGCCGAGCTTCGCGTGGCCGAAAGCGAGGCTGCTGGCCTCGCACGCGATCGCGAGCGGCTGGATCGGGAGCTCGCGGACGTCGCCACCGCGCGCGTCGAGCTCGAGAAGATCCGCGCGGAGATCGCGCCGTTAGGCGAGATCGTCGCCGCCCTGCACGAGATGGATCGTCTGTACGCGGAGGAGGGACGTCGCCGGACGCTACTCGAGAGCGTGCGGGCGCTGTCCGATGATCTCGGGCGGCTGCGCGAGCGGCGAGCGAAGGTCGAGGCAGCGCCCGGGTTGGAGGAGCAGGCGAACACTGAGCTGGCGGAGAAGCGGCGCGAGCTGCAGCGGACGGACGAAGAGCTCGAGGAGAAGCGAACCGATTGGGTGCGTGACCGGCAGGAAGCGGAGACCAAGCTCGAGGCGTTGCGCCGACAGCACGCGGAGCTGAAGGACCAGCGCGAGCGACTCGTCGCCGCCGGCGAGAACGGCATCTGTCCGACGTGCGCGCGACCGTTGGGCGATCATTATCGTTCCGTGCTCGATCTCATCGATGATCAGCTCAACACCGCCGTCGTCGACGGGAGCTACTACCGCAAGCGGCTCGATCAGTTGGTCGAGATGCCGCCGACAGTCAAGACGTTAGGCGAGCAGCGCCGTCTGGCGCTCGAGAGCGTCGGGAAGCTGGAGCGGCGGCTCGCTCGCGTGCAGAGCGCCATCCAGGAGTTGGCCCAGATCGCGCGAGAAATGACGCAAAAGGAAGAGCGCGAAGAGGTCTTGCGCCGCGAACTCGCCGACATACCCAGCGGCTATCGGGCAGACCAACACCAGCATCTGCGCCACGAGCTCGAGCGGCTCCAACCGCTCGATGCCCGAGCAGCACGGCTCGGCGCGCAAGTCGAGCGCGACGGCCAATTGCGACGCGAGCGCGAACGGGTCGGCCAGGCGTCCGACCTAACGACGAACCACATCGCCGAGCTGCGGTTGCAACGCGACGCGGTGCAGTTTTCCGAGCAGTCGTGGGATGGGATCCGCGGCGAGTACGAGCGTGCGGCGACGGAGCTACGGGCTGCCGAGCTGGCCTGCGTGGCCACGGAAGGCGAAGCGGCAGCCGCACGTGGCGCGCTCGACACGGCGCTCCAGGCGCAACGCGATCTCGCCAAGTCGCAGACCCAGCTCGACGAGCTCAATCGCGACAAGCGGATGCACGACGAGCTCGATCGCGCATACTCGGACATGCGGACGGACCTCAACGTGCAGCTTCGACCCGAGATCTCCGAGCTCGCCAGCTCGTTCCTGACCGAGTTGACCGACGCCCGATATTCGGAGTTGGAGCTGGACGATCAGTACAACGTACTGGTTCTCGAGGAGGGCGTACCGAAGCCGGTGATCTCGGGGGGCGAAGAGGATCTGGCGAATCTCGTCCTTCGCCTCGCAATTTCGCAGATGATCGCGGAGCGCGCGGGCCAGAGTTTCTCCCTCCTCATCCTCGATGAGATCTTTGGCTCGCTCGATGAATCCCGGAGACACAACGTGGTCGAGCTCCT encodes:
- a CDS encoding SMC family ATPase — its product is MRLNSLHLSNFRQHADTHIVFDSGLTGIIGPNGAGKSTILEGIAWALYGTPAARGTRDSIRFNRAGARAQVRVELDFELGGHRYLVSRGLTNAELFLDGASSPIANTITGVTELLRRRLGMSLDEFFNTYFTGQKELSVMAAMGPSERAQFLSRVLGYEKLRTAQALVRERRRIILAEAAGLRAGMPDPESVARMLTDAHTRMELAETRQRDATERRARASSLLDHVTPRWETLQRERERLQALLAELRVAESEAAGLARDRERLDRELADVATARVELEKIRAEIAPLGEIVAALHEMDRLYAEEGRRRTLLESVRALSDDLGRLRERRAKVEAAPGLEEQANTELAEKRRELQRTDEELEEKRTDWVRDRQEAETKLEALRRQHAELKDQRERLVAAGENGICPTCARPLGDHYRSVLDLIDDQLNTAVVDGSYYRKRLDQLVEMPPTVKTLGEQRRLALESVGKLERRLARVQSAIQELAQIAREMTQKEEREEVLRRELADIPSGYRADQHQHLRHELERLQPLDARAARLGAQVERDGQLRRERERVGQASDLTTNHIAELRLQRDAVQFSEQSWDGIRGEYERAATELRAAELACVATEGEAAAARGALDTALQAQRDLAKSQTQLDELNRDKRMHDELDRAYSDMRTDLNVQLRPEISELASSFLTELTDARYSELELDDQYNVLVLEEGVPKPVISGGEEDLANLVLRLAISQMIAERAGQSFSLLILDEIFGSLDESRRHNVVELLRRLQDRFEQVILITHIESVREGLDRVITIRYDEESGASRAEHEPALGAVAVDDSAQLTIGAAD
- a CDS encoding DNA repair exonuclease, whose translation is MRLVHLSDLHLGFRQYQRLTPGGINQREADVARSFQTAIDRIIALQPDMVLVAGDIFHNVRPTNPAIVHAYLQFSRLRAALPNAPVVMVAGNHDTPRATETGSILRLFREFGIHVAYSEPERFYFGEPGISVLAVPNVPKRPSLKPDPNARFNILVLHGAVEGTLPAYFLTADRAGLEIPRSELNAAAWDYVALGDYHVHRQIEANAYYSGAIDYTSQNAWGELYEERVSGLPGKGLVEWNLESGAHTFHALPPSRPLIDLPPISARGLTVAELDERIQSAVAGVRGGIEDRIVRLIVRDLPRHIARDLNHKALRDLKRRALHFHLDTRRPEVARLSVQGAPGRRPSLAEVVREKLMSRVLEPDIDRKELVALGLRYLSEAENTVSPAHFGADPATDGSG